The following are from one region of the Lytechinus variegatus isolate NC3 chromosome 4, Lvar_3.0, whole genome shotgun sequence genome:
- the LOC121413555 gene encoding ATP synthase subunit O, mitochondrial-like: MAARRCLPLVRHFSTSSVGAQMVKPPIQVYGFGGRYATALYSAASKQKALDQVDKDLGSVESLMKKSAAMADFMTNPTISKKAKISVISDVLKGEKMSDSTVNFFSMLAENGRLNKVKDIFVAWRKIMAAHRGEIVCNVTTAKALDSSQQKQVQEALKAFVKKGESLQLNLNVDPALIGGMIVEVGDKYVDMSTASKVRNLTNLIKEAA, from the exons ATGGCCGCCAGGAGATGTCTACCTTTG gTTCGTCATTTCAGCACTTCATCAGTGGGTGCTCAAATGGTGAAG CCACCCATCCAGGTGTATGGCTTTGGTGGTCGCTATGCTACAGCTCTCTACTCAGCAGCAAGCAAACAGAAAGCCCTGGACCAAGTTGATAAAGATTTAGGCAGCGTTGAG TCACTAATGAAGAAGAGTGCCGCTATGGCAGACTTCATGACCAACCCTACAATCAGCAAGAAGGCAAAAATCA gTGTTATATCTGATGTACTGAAGGGAGAGAAGATGTCTGATTCCACGGTAAACTTCTTCAGCATGTTAGCAGAGAATGGACGTCTGAACAAAGTGAAGGATATCTTTGTTGCTTGGAGAAAGATCATGGCTGCACACAGGGGAGAGATCGTTTGCAATGTCACTACGGCAAAG GCTTTGGATTCTAGTCAACAGAAGCAGGTTCAAGAAGCTCTCAAGGCTTTTGTCAAGAAGGGTGAATCATTGCAGCTCAACCTCAAT GTTGACCCAGCACTGATCGGAGGTATGATCGTGGAGGTCGGCGATAAGTACGTTGACATGTCTACCGCATCAAAGGTCAGGAACCTCACAAACCTCATCAAGGAAGCAgcataa
- the LOC121413557 gene encoding glutathione S-transferase alpha-4-like isoform X1 translates to MVSFRFLFLDGKLMFKQVPLLEVDGQCLIGGEAILRYACREGNFEGKTNEDKTRVDMLSMGAKDMAFPNLMSPTFIEIMTSKEAADEAREKGVKGSRERYLPVFEKLLDESTSGFLVGDSMTMADIMFFDALCYLHEDPKLKPELENFPRCSAFIDHFSQQPGIKEYLASPRRNPLPYPEYAKHCCEVLNLTGN, encoded by the exons ATGGTATCATTTCGATTCCTTTTTTTAGATGGAAAGTTGATGTTCAAGCAGGTTCCGCTGCTTGAGGTAGATGGCCAGTGCTTGATCGGTGGTGAGGCCATTCTCAGATATGCATGTCGGGAGGGAAACTTTGAGGGAAAAACAAACGAAGACAAAACCAG AGTAGACATGCTGTCGATGGGGGCAAAAGACATGGCATTCCCAAACCTGATGTCACCAACGTTTATCGAGATAATGACATCAAAGGAAGCCGCTGATGAAGCACGTGAGAAGGGCGTCAAGGGGTCCAGAGAACGGTATCTACCAGTCTTTGAAAAG CTTTTAGATGAGAGTACATCTGGCTTTCTAGTTGGGGATTCGATGACCATGGCTGATATCATGTTTTTTGATGCTCTTTGCTATCTTCATGAAGATCCAAAACTTAAACCAGAACTTGAGAACTTTCCTCGATGCTCG GCCTTTATTGACCATTTCTCCCAGCAGCCTGGCATCAAGGAATACCTGGCCAGCCCTCGTCGAAATCCACTGCCATACCCAGAATATGCCAAACATTGCTGTGAAGTACTCAACCTGACAGGAAATTAA
- the LOC121413557 gene encoding glutathione S-transferase alpha-4-like isoform X2, with the protein MFKQVPLLEVDGQCLIGGEAILRYACREGNFEGKTNEDKTRVDMLSMGAKDMAFPNLMSPTFIEIMTSKEAADEAREKGVKGSRERYLPVFEKLLDESTSGFLVGDSMTMADIMFFDALCYLHEDPKLKPELENFPRCSAFIDHFSQQPGIKEYLASPRRNPLPYPEYAKHCCEVLNLTGN; encoded by the exons ATGTTCAAGCAGGTTCCGCTGCTTGAGGTAGATGGCCAGTGCTTGATCGGTGGTGAGGCCATTCTCAGATATGCATGTCGGGAGGGAAACTTTGAGGGAAAAACAAACGAAGACAAAACCAG AGTAGACATGCTGTCGATGGGGGCAAAAGACATGGCATTCCCAAACCTGATGTCACCAACGTTTATCGAGATAATGACATCAAAGGAAGCCGCTGATGAAGCACGTGAGAAGGGCGTCAAGGGGTCCAGAGAACGGTATCTACCAGTCTTTGAAAAG CTTTTAGATGAGAGTACATCTGGCTTTCTAGTTGGGGATTCGATGACCATGGCTGATATCATGTTTTTTGATGCTCTTTGCTATCTTCATGAAGATCCAAAACTTAAACCAGAACTTGAGAACTTTCCTCGATGCTCG GCCTTTATTGACCATTTCTCCCAGCAGCCTGGCATCAAGGAATACCTGGCCAGCCCTCGTCGAAATCCACTGCCATACCCAGAATATGCCAAACATTGCTGTGAAGTACTCAACCTGACAGGAAATTAA